A single window of Providencia alcalifaciens DNA harbors:
- a CDS encoding sensor histidine kinase translates to MKIKSFLVYTFGIQIGAVIFLWLLLVGWLQFFYLPDLVDDDEFNQQQQIVTQGIARTLGTVSGTPEYFDKLAVILQKMYTDAMENGIETSYKPYMVVRDNRGHVLYRNSEKISDPSLKSVEKLTAQHKDWHFTSAWDDDHTLEVVIAESYLERRKLIGNPAEGTAIPLAFILGIMLIAILITAYFSIRPIKQVAKVISSRQPGNLTPIDTKDMYKETRPIISAINQLMARVDAANLREKRFMADAAHELRTPIAAVTAQLHLLMHIDNPKEKAEIINDMKETLTRAASLSHQLIDLARLEAEDFAIRKEQIDLPMLIGNLISSHIPYALNKHIDVELSSPDSFYVETDKLALSNVFTNLIENAIKYSPEKAKIKVTLTDLTPFGATITIQDNGRGIPEESRTHLFSRFYRVPGTLETGSGLGLSIAHNLASKIGATLKVTDGLENKGIGFIIDLP, encoded by the coding sequence GTGAAGATTAAATCCTTTCTTGTCTACACATTTGGTATTCAGATTGGCGCAGTCATCTTTTTATGGCTGCTGCTAGTGGGTTGGCTGCAATTTTTTTATCTACCTGATTTGGTCGATGATGATGAATTTAACCAACAACAGCAGATTGTCACACAGGGTATTGCTCGTACGCTAGGGACCGTTTCAGGCACCCCAGAATATTTCGATAAACTCGCCGTTATCCTACAAAAAATGTATACCGATGCCATGGAAAACGGCATCGAAACTAGCTATAAGCCTTATATGGTGGTGCGGGATAATCGGGGGCATGTGTTATATCGCAATAGTGAAAAAATTTCGGACCCATCACTAAAATCTGTCGAGAAGCTAACTGCCCAACATAAAGATTGGCATTTCACTTCGGCATGGGATGATGACCATACCCTCGAAGTTGTGATTGCAGAATCGTATCTTGAACGACGAAAGTTAATCGGTAACCCAGCGGAAGGCACTGCCATTCCTCTCGCCTTTATCTTGGGTATAATGTTAATCGCTATTTTGATCACTGCCTATTTTAGTATTCGTCCAATTAAGCAAGTCGCTAAAGTTATTTCATCGCGTCAGCCGGGAAATTTAACGCCGATTGATACCAAAGATATGTATAAAGAAACTCGCCCCATTATTTCTGCCATTAACCAATTAATGGCGCGAGTTGATGCCGCGAATTTGCGAGAAAAACGTTTTATGGCAGATGCGGCTCATGAATTGCGGACTCCGATTGCAGCGGTGACCGCACAATTACATTTGTTAATGCATATCGATAATCCAAAAGAAAAAGCCGAGATTATTAATGATATGAAAGAGACACTAACGCGAGCCGCCTCTTTATCTCATCAATTAATTGATCTCGCACGTTTGGAAGCGGAAGATTTTGCCATTCGTAAAGAGCAAATTGATTTACCGATGTTAATCGGTAATCTCATTTCATCCCATATTCCTTATGCTCTCAATAAACATATTGATGTGGAATTATCCAGCCCAGATTCTTTTTATGTCGAAACCGATAAGCTGGCGCTGAGTAATGTGTTCACTAATTTAATCGAAAATGCGATTAAATATTCTCCAGAAAAAGCCAAAATAAAAGTGACACTGACAGATCTCACCCCTTTTGGGGCCACCATTACAATTCAAGATAATGGACGCGGTATTCCAGAAGAGAGTCGTACACATCTATTTTCTCGTTTTTATCGTGTGCCCGGAACATTAGAAACAGGAAGCGGTTTAGGATTATCTATTGCCCATAATCTGGCATCAAAAATAGGTGCAACATTAAAAGTCACTGATGGATTAGAAAATAAAGGTATTGGATTTATTATTGATTTGCCTTAA
- a CDS encoding cysteine hydrolase family protein: MSQALIIIDLINDIVGKNGLSNSSYSQANSRNIIEKANQAANYARSQRIPVIWVKVGFSDNYQDIPAGSPLFSQAKQKGAFKLSGYGCHWVEDLEVHMQDRVIIKKGVSAFAGNKLHQWLNDNNITQLYFGGVSSVMAIQSSVRQAHDLGYFCHVLEDVCAAATIELHEQSMQALAGLATISSSKTFMQGK; the protein is encoded by the coding sequence ATGTCACAGGCGCTAATCATCATTGATCTTATTAACGATATTGTGGGTAAAAATGGTTTATCCAATAGCAGTTATTCCCAAGCCAATTCCCGAAATATTATTGAAAAGGCGAATCAAGCCGCTAATTACGCTAGAAGTCAGCGAATTCCTGTTATTTGGGTCAAAGTTGGCTTTAGCGATAATTATCAAGACATCCCCGCTGGCTCTCCACTTTTTTCACAAGCTAAACAGAAAGGCGCATTCAAATTAAGCGGCTATGGCTGCCATTGGGTGGAAGATTTGGAAGTTCATATGCAAGACAGAGTTATCATTAAGAAAGGTGTTTCGGCATTTGCAGGCAATAAACTCCACCAATGGCTCAACGATAATAATATTACTCAGCTCTATTTCGGTGGAGTAAGTTCCGTGATGGCAATCCAAAGTAGTGTGAGGCAAGCCCATGATTTAGGCTATTTTTGCCATGTCCTCGAAGATGTGTGTGCCGCTGCAACCATTGAACTACACGAACAAAGTATGCAGGCACTGGCAGGTCTAGCCACGATTTCATCCAGCAAAACCTTTATGCAAGGCAAATAA
- a CDS encoding anti-virulence regulator CigR family protein, which yields MHIESKAKKPFILQFILLPALICMPLFAQASNHQGDEGNGKHKGDYYYYDHDDHHHKHNKKHKHKGKKYDCDVKKYSSHYDNSLISININFGDVRPVAINYGLVGYQGLPPGIEKQIRRGKPLPPGIAKKALPASFRACLPTYSGYEWRMSGKDLLLVAIKTAIVAEIIENVFE from the coding sequence ATGCACATCGAGAGTAAAGCTAAAAAACCATTTATTTTGCAATTTATCTTACTTCCGGCACTCATTTGCATGCCGCTATTTGCTCAGGCTTCTAACCATCAAGGTGATGAAGGAAATGGTAAGCATAAGGGTGACTATTATTATTATGATCATGATGATCATCATCATAAGCACAATAAAAAGCATAAACATAAGGGCAAAAAATATGACTGTGATGTGAAGAAATACTCAAGTCATTATGATAACTCTTTGATTAGTATTAATATCAATTTCGGCGATGTTCGTCCCGTTGCCATCAATTATGGGCTAGTGGGTTATCAAGGGCTTCCACCTGGAATTGAAAAACAGATCCGTCGAGGTAAGCCGTTGCCGCCGGGAATTGCTAAAAAAGCGTTACCCGCCTCGTTTAGAGCCTGTTTGCCAACTTACTCAGGGTATGAGTGGCGAATGAGCGGAAAAGATTTACTGTTAGTTGCGATTAAAACGGCGATAGTGGCGGAAATTATTGAGAACGTATTTGAATAA
- a CDS encoding mechanosensitive ion channel family protein encodes MQQQLLDWARQFNQDYATLASLLMVLGLILIVALILHLFLHKILLPTIEKRGLKAGSGWQHQLTQYNLFNRIAFIIQGIVVNIQSALWLSSGSTTQMVLNVASQAWCLLFGLLTIYSILDITLGVLQRAAKTAHLPLRGIFQSIKLIATVLISIMIIALLIGKSPLIILSGLGAMTAVMMLVFKDPIMGLVAGIQLSANNMVNIGDWLEMPKYGADGAVIDIGLTTVKVRNWDNTVTTIPTYALISDSFKNWKGMTESGGRRIKRSLRIDANSIHFLKPEEVSNFEKANLLEPYIGKKVSEIQVYNSALPEDKATPLNQRRLTNIGTFRAYIEAYLRAHPQIHKNMTIMVRQLESDSNGIPIEIYAFTNTTVWLEYERIQSDIFDHIFSILPQFNLSVHQSPTGNDVRFLGHSTNK; translated from the coding sequence ATGCAGCAGCAACTGCTCGACTGGGCTCGCCAGTTTAATCAAGACTATGCCACCCTCGCCTCTCTCTTAATGGTTCTTGGGCTGATACTGATTGTCGCCCTGATTTTGCACCTTTTTCTGCACAAAATACTGCTTCCCACGATTGAGAAAAGAGGATTAAAAGCAGGTTCCGGTTGGCAACATCAACTCACGCAATATAATCTATTCAATCGAATTGCCTTTATTATTCAAGGTATTGTTGTCAATATTCAATCCGCCTTATGGTTATCTTCGGGCTCAACGACACAAATGGTATTGAATGTCGCTTCCCAAGCATGGTGCTTACTGTTTGGTTTGCTGACTATTTATTCCATTTTGGATATCACACTGGGCGTATTACAACGAGCCGCAAAAACGGCGCATCTCCCGCTACGAGGTATTTTCCAAAGCATTAAGCTTATCGCCACTGTTTTGATTTCGATTATGATCATCGCGCTACTGATTGGTAAATCTCCGTTGATTATCCTCAGTGGTTTAGGGGCGATGACCGCCGTCATGATGCTGGTGTTTAAAGATCCGATTATGGGTTTAGTCGCCGGCATTCAGCTCTCTGCGAATAATATGGTCAACATTGGTGATTGGCTTGAAATGCCGAAATACGGTGCTGATGGTGCAGTAATTGATATTGGGTTGACCACAGTTAAAGTTCGAAATTGGGATAATACCGTCACCACTATTCCAACTTATGCACTGATTTCAGATTCATTTAAAAACTGGAAAGGAATGACTGAATCAGGCGGACGCCGCATCAAGCGCAGCCTACGTATCGATGCCAATAGTATTCATTTCTTGAAACCTGAAGAAGTTAGCAACTTTGAAAAAGCCAACTTATTAGAGCCTTACATCGGGAAAAAAGTCTCTGAAATTCAGGTCTACAACTCTGCGTTACCAGAGGATAAAGCGACGCCACTCAACCAGCGACGCCTCACAAATATCGGGACATTTCGCGCCTATATTGAAGCATATCTGCGTGCTCACCCGCAGATCCATAAAAATATGACCATAATGGTTCGCCAACTGGAGTCAGACTCAAACGGTATCCCAATTGAGATTTACGCGTTTACCAACACGACGGTTTGGTTAGAGTATGAACGTATCCAATCGGATATTTTTGACCATATTTTTTCCATTTTGCCGCAGTTCAATTTATCCGTACATCAATCACCTACCGGTAATGATGTTCGATTCTTAGGTCATTCAACAAATAAATAA
- a CDS encoding DMSO/selenate family reductase complex A subunit codes for MHKNKTNTHFAELSRREFLQTSATVAGAAAVAGSITLPFAAQAKTPTIMPDEVSEKISYSACLVNCGSRCPLKVHVKDGVISRISNETMYDDSTLGEHQIRPCLRGRSVRWKTYNPDRLKYPMVRVGKRGEGKFKKISWDEATTIIAEKLKYTIDKYGSDAIYYQYGSGSTGANLHGRAACKRLLSLTGGFLGDYGTYSYAQLMEITPYVYGSVEESYLTEIQNSDLVVMFGHNLAETRMSGGGQFYETLNALDKSKAKVIIIDPRRTDSVTTLGAEWIPIYPGTDAALVAALGYVMIQEGLTDEEFLKNYCVGWDESTLPASAPRNASYKDYIMGNGPDGIAKTPEWASKLTGISVSRIIQLAREIGNAQRAWISQGWGLQRTENGEQACRSIMMLPIMSGNIGRSGTNTGLWGNSFAYPVAGFGLPNPVKAQIPTYMWSEAIVRGKELTAENGGIKGVDKLNNDIKFMWCYSSNVIGNQHGDLNKTHEILSDGSKCEFILVWDNHDTPSAKYADLLLPDVTTVETNDLINNSYASGAYHYLVRLQNAIEPLWENRPNYDVLVEVAEKMGVKDQFTEGRTYAEWIEFCYNKTREKMPHLPEFSETDGAGIIDRKFLNSAENVALKSFRDDPVNNPLKTPSGKIEIYSEKLAERVKNWELPEGQRIPAIPEYCVNKEGVEAQAAQKKHSLLMTGFHDKGHVHSTYYNVAMLREAIPHQFWLNPIDAQERGLKNGDLAEIFNDRGRIQIKVKVTERVLPGVIAVPQGAWRTLNTEGLDVGGCINTLTSHVPSPLAKGTPQHTNLVEVKRA; via the coding sequence ATGCATAAAAATAAAACAAATACTCATTTCGCAGAACTGAGCAGGAGGGAGTTTCTTCAAACCTCCGCAACCGTAGCGGGTGCAGCCGCCGTTGCAGGCTCAATCACTCTGCCTTTTGCTGCTCAAGCAAAAACACCAACCATCATGCCCGACGAAGTCAGTGAAAAAATCAGCTACAGCGCTTGTTTAGTCAACTGCGGTAGTCGCTGCCCTCTTAAAGTTCATGTGAAAGATGGCGTTATCAGCCGTATTTCCAATGAAACCATGTATGACGATTCAACACTGGGAGAACATCAGATTCGCCCTTGTCTGCGTGGTCGTTCAGTTCGCTGGAAAACCTATAATCCAGACCGTTTAAAATACCCAATGGTACGTGTGGGTAAACGTGGAGAAGGTAAGTTCAAAAAAATTAGCTGGGATGAAGCTACCACTATCATTGCTGAAAAACTGAAATATACCATCGATAAATACGGCAGCGATGCCATTTATTACCAATATGGTTCCGGTTCAACGGGTGCCAACTTACACGGTCGTGCTGCCTGTAAACGTCTTTTAAGTTTAACGGGTGGATTTTTAGGTGACTACGGGACTTATTCCTACGCGCAGTTAATGGAGATCACTCCCTATGTTTACGGCAGTGTGGAAGAGTCTTATTTAACTGAAATCCAAAACTCCGATCTCGTGGTCATGTTTGGCCATAACTTGGCTGAAACCCGCATGTCCGGTGGTGGTCAGTTCTATGAAACACTAAATGCGCTCGATAAGAGCAAAGCAAAAGTGATTATTATCGACCCACGCCGTACCGATAGCGTAACAACGTTAGGCGCTGAGTGGATCCCAATCTATCCGGGTACTGACGCCGCGTTAGTAGCAGCCCTGGGTTATGTGATGATCCAAGAAGGCTTAACCGACGAAGAATTCCTGAAAAATTACTGTGTGGGCTGGGATGAATCAACCCTGCCAGCATCAGCGCCACGTAATGCCTCTTACAAAGACTACATCATGGGCAATGGCCCTGATGGTATTGCTAAAACCCCTGAGTGGGCGAGCAAGTTAACGGGGATTTCGGTTTCACGTATTATTCAGTTAGCCCGTGAAATTGGTAACGCTCAACGTGCTTGGATCTCACAAGGCTGGGGCTTACAACGTACCGAGAATGGTGAGCAAGCGTGTCGCTCTATCATGATGCTGCCTATTATGTCTGGCAATATCGGTCGTTCAGGGACTAACACCGGTTTATGGGGTAACAGTTTTGCCTATCCAGTGGCTGGATTTGGCTTACCAAACCCAGTAAAAGCGCAGATCCCTACCTACATGTGGTCAGAAGCCATTGTACGTGGTAAAGAGTTAACCGCAGAAAACGGTGGGATCAAAGGCGTTGATAAGCTGAATAATGACATCAAATTTATGTGGTGTTATTCCAGTAATGTCATCGGAAACCAGCATGGTGATTTGAATAAGACCCATGAAATTCTGTCTGATGGGTCAAAATGTGAGTTTATCCTTGTTTGGGATAACCACGATACCCCATCGGCAAAATATGCAGACTTACTGCTGCCAGATGTAACTACCGTCGAAACAAACGACCTGATCAATAACTCCTATGCAAGTGGGGCTTATCACTATCTGGTGCGTCTACAAAATGCCATTGAACCACTGTGGGAAAACCGTCCAAACTACGATGTGTTAGTCGAGGTAGCAGAGAAAATGGGCGTGAAAGATCAATTCACCGAAGGTCGTACCTACGCAGAATGGATTGAGTTTTGCTACAACAAAACCCGTGAAAAAATGCCTCATTTGCCAGAATTTAGTGAGACCGATGGTGCGGGGATCATCGACCGTAAGTTCCTCAATAGTGCTGAAAATGTGGCACTGAAAAGCTTCCGTGATGACCCAGTGAATAATCCACTGAAAACGCCATCCGGCAAAATTGAAATTTACTCCGAAAAACTGGCTGAACGCGTGAAAAACTGGGAACTTCCAGAAGGTCAGCGTATTCCAGCTATTCCTGAATATTGTGTGAATAAAGAAGGTGTTGAAGCACAAGCAGCACAGAAAAAACACTCTTTATTAATGACGGGCTTCCACGATAAGGGTCATGTTCACTCAACCTATTACAACGTGGCTATGCTGCGTGAGGCTATTCCTCATCAATTCTGGTTAAACCCAATTGATGCACAAGAACGTGGTTTGAAGAACGGCGACTTAGCTGAAATCTTCAATGATCGCGGGCGTATTCAGATTAAAGTCAAAGTGACTGAGCGCGTCTTACCCGGTGTGATTGCGGTTCCTCAAGGTGCATGGCGCACATTGAATACCGAAGGTTTAGATGTTGGTGGTTGTATCAACACCCTAACCTCCCATGTCCCTTCTCCACTGGCGAAAGGCACACCACAACATACTAACCTTGTTGAAGTCAAACGCGCTTAA
- a CDS encoding DMSO/selenate family reductase complex B subunit: MKQYGFYFDSTKCTGCKTCQVSCKDEKDLDLGPKFRRVYEFGGGSWQKQDGIWQQNVYSYYLSISCNHCSNPTCVEGCPTGAMHKRSEDGLVVVDQSICVGCRYCELRCPYGAPQFDEKKKLMSKCDGCYERVAKGMKPVCVESCPQRALDFDDITVLRELHGTECGIAPMPDPSLTNPNIVIKPHKDAKPSGDKSGELKNPAEV; this comes from the coding sequence ATGAAACAGTATGGCTTTTATTTTGACTCCACAAAATGCACTGGCTGTAAAACCTGTCAGGTAAGTTGTAAGGACGAAAAAGACTTAGATTTAGGTCCTAAATTCCGCCGAGTGTATGAATTTGGTGGCGGTAGCTGGCAGAAGCAAGACGGTATTTGGCAACAAAATGTCTATAGCTACTACCTGTCTATTTCGTGTAACCATTGCTCGAACCCAACTTGCGTAGAAGGTTGCCCAACTGGCGCAATGCACAAACGCAGCGAAGATGGTTTAGTGGTTGTGGATCAGTCTATCTGTGTAGGCTGTCGTTACTGTGAACTGCGCTGCCCATACGGTGCGCCACAGTTTGACGAAAAGAAAAAACTGATGAGCAAATGCGATGGCTGTTATGAGCGTGTCGCAAAAGGAATGAAGCCGGTTTGTGTAGAGTCTTGCCCGCAGCGCGCTTTAGATTTCGATGACATTACCGTTTTACGTGAGTTACACGGTACGGAGTGCGGCATTGCACCAATGCCAGACCCAAGCCTGACTAACCCGAATATCGTCATCAAGCCACACAAAGATGCTAAGCCATCGGGTGATAAAAGTGGCGAATTGAAAAACCCTGCGGAGGTCTAA
- a CDS encoding dimethyl sulfoxide reductase anchor subunit family protein codes for MHELPLVFFTVLGQSAAGLFLLAYIAKKMGSIDDNQLKTANIIGFIIVIIGLGIGALHVGQPLRFFNMLLGVGRSPMSNEAFLSGVFVGCAAATLFFTHFVKQTALRELSNIATVISGLAFVWSIPQVYNIATIANWDTQFTTLQMWTTLFVGGGALAMAIGARGLGLMAFLAGTFAIFASRASYQAFLSETAPALSAEQTGFWGFQVIVLAIALAAFVGFAIKQRSPKIPLLTCAAAVLLAELSGRIAFYNLWQITM; via the coding sequence ATGCATGAGTTACCACTGGTTTTCTTTACTGTCTTAGGGCAATCCGCGGCGGGTTTATTTCTGTTAGCTTATATTGCGAAAAAAATGGGCTCAATCGACGATAACCAGCTGAAAACAGCCAATATTATCGGGTTTATCATTGTGATAATTGGCTTAGGTATTGGCGCACTGCACGTCGGCCAACCACTGCGTTTCTTCAATATGTTGTTGGGCGTGGGTCGCTCACCAATGAGTAATGAAGCGTTCTTGAGTGGCGTGTTTGTGGGTTGTGCCGCCGCTACACTGTTTTTCACTCACTTTGTTAAACAAACGGCTCTGCGTGAACTGTCTAACATTGCGACGGTGATTTCAGGGTTAGCGTTCGTTTGGTCAATCCCACAGGTGTATAACATTGCGACAATTGCTAACTGGGATACCCAATTCACTACACTGCAAATGTGGACAACCCTGTTTGTGGGCGGTGGCGCACTCGCGATGGCAATCGGCGCTCGTGGTTTAGGATTAATGGCATTTTTAGCGGGTACCTTTGCGATTTTTGCCAGCCGTGCCAGCTATCAAGCATTTTTAAGCGAAACTGCACCCGCATTAAGCGCAGAACAAACCGGCTTTTGGGGTTTCCAAGTGATTGTATTAGCGATCGCCTTAGCGGCATTCGTTGGGTTCGCTATCAAGCAGCGTTCACCAAAAATCCCATTACTAACCTGTGCAGCAGCCGTATTACTCGCAGAACTGTCTGGTCGTATTGCCTTTTATAACCTGTGGCAAATCACCATGTAA
- a CDS encoding TorD/DmsD family molecular chaperone yields MQTLDTTLFRILGGMFYYSPETPTFQTLQPVLREIPSLYDWQEPTQLIADCEALSDYPADTLTYDFSILFEGQGAMPAPPWGSVYLSHDNTVMGDSTSAYRQFLMSHGLVTDTGLREPEDQFGLMLMAISALAEQGQDDAIVELLEQHLLPWAERYLTLVQQTSTEHGFYPTLAKITQTYLAGVQKQLGLQPATAELFR; encoded by the coding sequence ATGCAAACTCTCGATACTACTCTTTTTCGTATTTTAGGGGGAATGTTTTACTACTCTCCTGAAACACCCACGTTTCAAACGTTGCAACCTGTACTGCGTGAGATCCCATCCCTGTATGATTGGCAAGAACCCACTCAGCTGATTGCCGACTGTGAGGCATTAAGTGATTACCCAGCAGACACGCTTACCTATGATTTTTCGATTCTTTTTGAAGGTCAAGGTGCAATGCCAGCACCACCGTGGGGCTCGGTGTATCTGTCTCACGACAACACCGTTATGGGGGATTCCACCAGCGCCTATCGCCAGTTTTTGATGTCCCATGGATTAGTTACTGATACGGGATTACGGGAGCCAGAAGACCAATTTGGTTTAATGTTAATGGCCATTTCAGCACTGGCAGAGCAAGGTCAAGACGATGCCATTGTGGAATTACTCGAGCAGCATTTATTACCTTGGGCGGAACGTTACTTAACGTTGGTTCAGCAAACGTCAACTGAACATGGGTTTTACCCTACCCTTGCCAAAATCACTCAGACCTATTTGGCTGGTGTGCAAAAACAGCTAGGTTTACAGCCTGCCACGGCCGAACTTTTCCGTTAA
- a CDS encoding DUF924 family protein has translation MNAMEEVLSFWFEESTPKQWFEKSEKFDLTIAKRFTALSEQAAKGELAYWRVSIRGRLAEIIILDQFSRNLWRDTPKAFAQDAMALALAQEAIKQPDYHLLTLSQRKFMLMPFMHSESSFIHLQAVELFRMLGDDSTLDYEMRHKAIIDKFGRYPHRNEILGRPSTREEIAFLQQPNSSF, from the coding sequence ATGAATGCCATGGAAGAAGTGCTTTCATTTTGGTTTGAAGAATCGACCCCAAAACAGTGGTTTGAAAAAAGCGAAAAATTCGACTTAACCATCGCAAAGCGTTTTACTGCGCTCAGTGAACAGGCGGCAAAAGGGGAACTGGCTTATTGGCGAGTCTCTATTCGTGGCCGTTTAGCGGAAATTATTATTCTTGACCAGTTTTCCCGTAACTTATGGCGAGATACCCCAAAAGCGTTCGCACAAGATGCGATGGCGCTAGCATTAGCGCAAGAAGCCATTAAGCAGCCGGATTATCATTTGCTTACGCTATCTCAGCGCAAATTTATGTTAATGCCATTTATGCATTCAGAATCGAGCTTTATCCACCTGCAAGCGGTGGAGCTATTCCGTATGTTGGGGGATGATAGTACGTTGGATTATGAAATGCGCCATAAGGCCATTATCGATAAGTTTGGGCGCTACCCGCACCGCAACGAGATCCTCGGCCGACCGTCAACTCGAGAAGAAATTGCCTTTTTACAGCAGCCTAACTCGTCATTCTAG